Proteins encoded by one window of Salvia splendens isolate huo1 chromosome 7, SspV2, whole genome shotgun sequence:
- the LOC121741555 gene encoding mitochondrial carrier protein CoAc1-like, producing MMNSSRGSTLSSNVTGFAGAASAHREAKYMDTVPVYVKELIAGGAAGGFAKTAVAPLERTKIILQTRTQGFHSLGVYPTLKRLLKHEGVAGFYKGNGASVLRIVPYAALHFMAYEQYRSRILDNYSALGTGPVVDLLAGSAAGGTAVLCTYPLDLARTKLAYQVVDTRGNLQHGTRHFNASPSYTGIGDVFKRVYTEGGVHGLYRGIGPTLIGILPYAGLKFYIYEELKRHVPQEHQKTIVMRLSCGAIAGVLGQTLTYPLDVVRRQMQVEHLQPSSRGGHVYKSTWEGLASIVRNHGWRQLFAGLSINYIKVVPSVAIGFTVYDAMKIQLQIPPRQKSSAAASA from the exons ATGATGAATTCTTCAAGGGGTTCTACTCTGTCATCCAATGTGACTGGATTTGCAGGAGCAGCTTCTGCTCACAGAGAGGCCAAGTATATGGATACAGTTCCTGTGTATGTAAAGGAACTGATTGCTGGTGGGGCAGCTGGTGGATTTGCTAAGACTGCCGTTGCCCCGTTGGAACGAACTAAAATCATTTTGCAG ACTAGAACACAAGGTTTTCATTCGCTAGGGGTTTACCCAACACTGAAGAGGCTACTGAAGCACGAAGGTGTAGCAGGATTTTACAA AGGGAATGGAGCAAGTGTACTTAGGATTGTACCCTATGCAGCATTACATTTCATGGCCTACGAGCAGTATCGTTCACGAATATTGGATAACTACTCGGCCTTGGGAACGGGGCCCGTTGTGGATCTTTTAGCAGGCTCGGCTGCTGGTGGTACTGCAGTTTTATGCACTTATCCCCTAGATTTGGCTCGCACCAAACTTGCGTACCAG GTTGTAGACACAAGAGGAAATTTGCAGCACGGAACGAGGCACTTTAATGCAAGTCCTTCTTACACTGGAATTGGAGATGTATTCAAGAGAGTCTACACAGAAGGGGGAGTCCATGGTCTCTACCGAGGCATAG GTCCCACACTTATAGGTATTCTTCCATATGCTGGCCTGAAATTTTACATCTACGAGGAGCTCAAAAGGCACGTCCCTCAAGAACACCAGAAGACAATTGTAATGCGGCTATCTTGTGGAGCCATAGCTGGTGTCCTTGGACAAACTTTGACGTACCCGTTAGATGTTGTAAGGAGGCAGATGCAG GTCGAGCATCTGCAGCCTTCATCGCGAGGTGGTCACGTGTATAAGAGCACGTGGGAGGGGCTCGCTTCCATTGTCCGTAATCACGGTTGGAGACAGTTGTTCGCTGGCCTAAGCATCAATTACATCAAG GTTGTACCGTCTGTTGCTATTGGTTTCACAGTTTACGATGCgatgaagattcagttgcagaTTCCTCCTCGTCAGAAATCGAGCGCGGCTGCATCTGCATAA
- the LOC121811341 gene encoding probable ADP,ATP carrier protein At5g56450, with the protein MVEKGGGYEPPTCLSSFHRDLTAGALMGGVVHTIVAPIERAKLLLQTQESNAAILAGGRHRRFRGMVDCIARTVNEEGVLSLWRGNGSSVIRYYPSVALNFSLKDLYRNILRGNSREGSLLSGPSANFLAGSAAGCTTLIIIYPLDIAHTCLAADLGRTETRQFRGIRHFLSTVYRKDGVRGVYRGLPASLHGMIVHRGLYFGGFDTVKEMMAEESGSDAVLWKRWAAAQAVTTTAGMLSYPLDTVRRRMMMQSGTERQMYATTFDCWRTIYRVEGFASFYRGAMSNIFRSTGAAAVLVLYDEIKKFMNLAGL; encoded by the exons ATGGTGGAGAAGGGCGGCGGTTATGAGCCACCGACGTGTCTGAGCAGTTTCCACAGGGATCTGACTGCGGGGGCGCTGATGGGGGGCGTGGTGCACACGATTGTGGCACCAATAGAGAGGGCGAAGCTGCTGCTGCAGACGCAGGAGAGTAATGCGGCGATCTTAGCCGGTGGCCGCCACCGGAGATTTAGAGGGATGGTTGATTGCATTGCCCGCACCGTTAATGAGGAAGGGGTTTTGTCTCTCTGGAGAGGGAATGGCAGCAGTGTGATCAGATACTATCCCTCTGTTGCCCTCAATTTCTCTCTCAAG GATCTGTATAGGAACATTCTGCGTGGTAACTCACGAGAAGGCAGTCTTCTTTCCGGGCCGTCTGCCAACTTCCTTGCTGGATCTGCAGCAGGCTGCACGACGCTGATCATCATCTATCCGCTCGACATAGCCCACACGTGCCTCGCTGCTGATCTCGGGAGAACAGAGACCCGCCAGTTCAGAGGTATCCGCCATTTCCTAAGCACTGTATATAGAAAAGACGGAGTCCGGGGCGTCTACAGGGGCCTCCCGGCCTCTCTACATGGCATGATCGTCCACCGGGGCCTCTACTTTGGCGGGTTCGACACCGTGAAAGAGATGATGGCCGAGGAGTCCGGCTCGGATGCCGTGCTGTGGAAGCGCTGGGCTGCCGCCCAGGCCGTGACGACGACGGCCGGGATGCTTTCGTACCCGCTCGACACAGTGCGGAGACGGATGATGATGCAGTCCGGCACGGAGAGGCAGATGTACGCGACGACATTCGATTGCTGGAGGACGATATACAGGGTCGAAGGCTTCGCCTCGTTCTATCGCGGCGCCATGTCAAATATTTTCAGGAGCACAGGCGCTGCAGCTGTTTTGGTATTGTATGATGAGATCAAGAAATTTATGAATTTGGCAGGATTATAG
- the LOC121742574 gene encoding cytokinin riboside 5'-monophosphate phosphoribohydrolase LOG8-like isoform X1 encodes MELNSRNVNKLKKICVFCGSNPGHRQVFSDAAIDLGNELVKRKINLVYGGGSVGLMGLLSQRVYDGGCHVLGVIPKALVPVEISGETVGEVRIVSDMHERKADMAREAEAFIALPGGYGTMEELLEMITWAQLGIHKKPVGLLNVDGYYDPLLALFDKGVEEGFIKQAARHIVLSAPTAEELLTKMEQHAPFDDHVAPHESWQMEQLGNYPTESET; translated from the exons ATGGAACTCAATTCAAGAAACGTCAACAAGTTGAAGAAAATATGTGTCTTCTGTGGGAGTAATCCAGGCCACAGACAAGTCTTCAGTGATGCAGCTATTGACTTGGGAAATGAACTG GTGAAGAGGAAAATAAACTTGGTTTATGGAGGTGGGAGTGTAGGGCTAATGGGACTATTGTCACAGAGAGTTTATGATGGTGGTTGCCATGTTCTTGG AGTTATCCCTAAAGCGCTTGTTCCTGTTGAG ATATCAGGAGAGACTGTTGGGGAAGTGAGGATCGTTTCTGACATGCACGAAAGGAAGGCTGATATGGCTCGTGAGGCTGAAGCGTTTATCGCTCTTCCTG GAGGATATGGAACGATGGAGGAGTTACTCGAGATGATAACTTGGGCACAGCTTGGGATCCATAAAAAGCCG GTTGGCTTGCTCAACGTTGATGGCTACTACGACCCTTTGCTTGCGTTATTCGATAAAGGTGTTGAAGAAGGCTTCATAAAACAAGCTGCAAGGCACATAGTTCTTTCAGCTCCTACTGCTGAAGAGCTGCTAACAAAAATGGAG CAGCACGCCCCTTTTGATGACCACGTTGCGCCTCATGAAAGCTGGCAGATGGAGCAACTGGGGAACTACCCAACGGAGAGTGAGACGTGA
- the LOC121740859 gene encoding glutaredoxin-C6-like: MQSLQADDVGVRLELAPTAAIDVAEPAETRIRRLAAENPVIIFARSACCMCHVMKRLLSAVGVHPTVIELDEHEIAAPALYIGGACVGGVESVVALHLNNSLVPKLVEVGVVSHGIFITT; encoded by the coding sequence ATGCAGAGCCTCCAAGCGGATGACGTCGGCGTCCGCCTCGAGCTGGCCCCGACCGCCGCCATCGACGTGGCCGAGCCCGCCGAGACGCGCATCCGTCGCCTCGCCGCCGAGAATCCGGTCATCATCTTCGCGCGCTCCGCCTGCTGCATGTGCCACGTCATGAAGCGCCTCCTCTCCGCCGTCGGCGTCCACCCCACCGTCATCGAGCTCGACGAACACGAGATCGCGGCTCCGGCGCTCTACATCGGCGGCGCGTGCGTCGGCGGGGTCGAGAGCGTGGTGGCGCTCCACTTGAATAATAGCCTCGTGCCAAAGCTTGTTGAAGTCGGTGTTGTGAGTCACGGAATTTTTATTACTACCTAA
- the LOC121741554 gene encoding heat shock factor protein HSF30-like has protein sequence MEGVKVKVEDESTAATGISSSSSSSSPQPMEGLHEVGPPPFLTKTYEMVEDPSTDAVISWSKAKNSFIVWDYHKFSTHLLPKYFKHSNFSSFVRQLNTYGFRKVDPDRWEFANEGFLGGQKHLLKTIRRRRNVMQGVVAQQAGGTCVELGQYGTDEELDRLRRDRNILMSEIVKLKQQQLSSRQLVMAMEERLQNTEKKQQQMLTFLAKAFKSPAFVDKYGNSKKNIEIGQKRRISMSPSVENLLEVATVSTGSSLNYARDEQEELAGIQLKVESLISSAMEDGSSTDVKGFSTETDPDPDPLTGYTNVNDMTNMWEEFLSDDLIVGDEAEEVLPVDRLSDIEVEELVANTSDWGEDLQDIVDQLGFL, from the exons ATGGAAGGTGTGAAGGTGAAGGTGGAGGATGAGAGCACCGCCGCCACCGGGATTTCATCGTCTTCTTCATCCTCTTCTCCGCAGCCGATGGAGGGGCTGCACGAGGTGGGGCCTCCTCCTTTCCTGACCAAGACTTATGAAATGGTGGAGGATCCTTCTACTGATGCCGTCATTTCGTGGAGTAAGGCCAAAAACAGCTTCATTGTGTGGGATTATCACAAATTCTCCACTCATCTGCTTCCTAAATACTTCAAGCACAGCAATTTCTCCAGCTTCGTCCGCCAGCTTAACACATAT GGTTTTAGAAAAGTCGATCCCGATAGATGGGAATTTGCTAATGAGGGGTTTCTGGGAGGGCAGAAGCATCTCTTGAAGACCATCAGAAGGAGGAGGAATGTGATGCAAGGCGTTGTGGCTCAACAAGCCGGGGGAACTTGTGTGGAGTTAGGGCAGTATGGAACTGATGAAGAGCTCGATAGGTTGAGGCGAGACAGGAATATTTTAATGTCGGAGATTGTGAAGCTCAAGCAACAGCAGCTGAGCTCAAGGCAGCTAGTCATGGCAATGGAAGAAAGGCTTCAAAATACAGAGAAGAAACAGCAGCAAATGCTGACCTTTCTTGCTAAAGCTTTCAAGAGCCCGGCTTTCGTGGACAAATATGGGAATAGCAAGAAGAACATTGAGATAGGCCAGAAGAGGAGAATAAGTATGAGTCCTAGTGTCGAGAATCTGCTGGAAGTTGCGACTGTTTCCACGGGAAGTAGTCTGAATTATGCAAGGGACGAGCAGGAAGAGCTTGCAGGCATTCAACTGAAGGTGGAGAGTCTTATCTCTTCTGCGATGGAGGATGGATCAAGCACGGATGTGAAGGGCTTCTCGACTGAGACAGACCCAGACCCAGACCCCTTGACTGGTTACACCAACGTGAATGACATGACCAATATGTGGGAGGAGTTCCTGAGTGATGACCTTATTGTTGGGGACGAGGCAGAAGAAGTTCTTCCAGTTGATCGCTTGTCGGATATAGAGGTTGAAGAGTTGGTAGCTAACACATCGGATTGGGGTGAGGATTTACAAGACATTGTAGACCAGTTAGGATTCCTTTAG
- the LOC121742574 gene encoding cytokinin riboside 5'-monophosphate phosphoribohydrolase LOG8-like isoform X2: MELNSRNVNKLKKICVFCGSNPGHRQVFSDAAIDLGNELVKRKINLVYGGGSVGLMGLLSQRVYDGGCHVLGVIPKALVPVEISGETVGEVRIVSDMHERKADMAREAEAFIALPGGYGTMEELLEMITWAQLGIHKKPVGLLNVDGYYDPLLALFDKGVEEGFIKQAARHIVLSAPTAEELLTKMEHAPFDDHVAPHESWQMEQLGNYPTESET; encoded by the exons ATGGAACTCAATTCAAGAAACGTCAACAAGTTGAAGAAAATATGTGTCTTCTGTGGGAGTAATCCAGGCCACAGACAAGTCTTCAGTGATGCAGCTATTGACTTGGGAAATGAACTG GTGAAGAGGAAAATAAACTTGGTTTATGGAGGTGGGAGTGTAGGGCTAATGGGACTATTGTCACAGAGAGTTTATGATGGTGGTTGCCATGTTCTTGG AGTTATCCCTAAAGCGCTTGTTCCTGTTGAG ATATCAGGAGAGACTGTTGGGGAAGTGAGGATCGTTTCTGACATGCACGAAAGGAAGGCTGATATGGCTCGTGAGGCTGAAGCGTTTATCGCTCTTCCTG GAGGATATGGAACGATGGAGGAGTTACTCGAGATGATAACTTGGGCACAGCTTGGGATCCATAAAAAGCCG GTTGGCTTGCTCAACGTTGATGGCTACTACGACCCTTTGCTTGCGTTATTCGATAAAGGTGTTGAAGAAGGCTTCATAAAACAAGCTGCAAGGCACATAGTTCTTTCAGCTCCTACTGCTGAAGAGCTGCTAACAAAAATGGAG CACGCCCCTTTTGATGACCACGTTGCGCCTCATGAAAGCTGGCAGATGGAGCAACTGGGGAACTACCCAACGGAGAGTGAGACGTGA
- the LOC121742539 gene encoding eukaryotic initiation factor 4A-2-like — protein MAGLAPEGSQFDARQFDTKMNELLGAEGGEEFFTSYDEVYDSFDAMGLQENLLRGIYAYGFEKPSAIQQRGIVPFCKGLDVIQQAQSGTGKTATFCSGILQQLDYTIVECQALVLAPTRELAQQIEKVMRALGDYLGVKVHACVGGTSVREDQRILSSGVHVVVGTPGRVFDMLRRQSLRPDYIKMFVLDEADEMLSRGFKDQIYDIFQLLPPKIQVGVFSATMPPEALEITRKFMNKPVRILVKRDELTLEGIKQFYVNVDKEDWKLETLCDLYETLAITQSVIFVNTRRKVDWLTDKMRSRDHTVSATHGDMDQNTRDIIMREFRSGSSRVLITTDLLARGIDVQQVSLVINYDLPTQPENYLHRIGRSGRFGRKGVAINFVTKDDERMLFDIQKFYNVTVEELPANVADLL, from the exons ATGGCTGGATTAGCACCCGAAGGCTCTCAATTTGATGCTCGCCAGTTTGATACGAAGATGAATGAGTT ACTTGGAGCTGAGGGTGGCGAGGAATTCTTTACGAGCTATGATGAGGTCTATGACAGTTTTGATGCCATGGGCTTACAGGAAAATCTTCTGAGAGGCATCTATGCCTACG GTTTTGAGAAGCCGTCTGCAATTCAGCAGAGAGGTATTGTTCCCTTCTGCAAGGGGCTTGATGTGATTCAACAAGCCCAATCTGGAACTGGGAAAACTGCCACCTTCTGCTCTGGTATCCTTCAGCAGCTAGACTATACCATTGTTGAATGCCAGGCTCTTGTTCTGGCACCTACCCGTGAACTTGCCCAGCAAATTGAAAAGGTGATGAGAGCTTTGGGTGACTATCTTGGTGTCAAAGTTCATGCTTGCGTGGGAGGTACCAGTGTGCGTGAAGATCAGCGCATTCTGTCCAGTGGAGTTCATGTTGTGGTTGGTACTCCCGGGCGTGTGTTTGACATGTTGAGAAGGCAATCTCTGCGCCCGGATTACATCAAAATGTTTGTGTTGGACGAGGCTGATGAAATGCTTTCCAGAGGGTTCAAGGATCAG ATCTATGACATCTTCCAGTTGCTGCCTCCCAAGATTCAAGTTGGTGTGTTCTCTGCTACCATGCCTCCAGAGGCTCTTGAGATCACAAGGAAATTCATGAACAAGCCGGTTCGTATCCTCGTGAAGCGTGATGAGCTAACTCTAGAGGGTATCAAGCAGTTCTACGTTAATGTGGACAAGGAAGACTGGAAGCTTGAGACCCTCTGCGATCTCTATGAGACCCTGGCCATCACCCAAAGTGTCATCTTCGTCAACACCAGGCGCAAGGTCGACTGGCTGACCGACAAGATGCGCAGCCGTGACCACACCGTCTCTGCCACCCACGGTGACATGGACCAGAACACAAGAGACATCATCATGCGGGAGTTCAGATCCGGCTCCTCCCGTGTCCTCATCACCACTGATCTACTGGCCCGTGGTATCGATGTGCAGCAGGTCTCCCTCGTCATCAACTATGACCTGCCGACACAGCCAGAGAACTACCTCCACCGTATCGGACGAAGTGGGCGGTTCGGGAGGAAGGGTGTTGCCATAAACTTCGTGACCAAGGATGACGAGCGCATGCTCTTCGACATTCAAAAGTTCTACAATGTGACGGTGGAGGAGCTCCCAGCCAACGTTGCTGACctcctctag